A genomic segment from Saprospiraceae bacterium encodes:
- a CDS encoding YciI family protein: MNRLLFLCLVISTLFACQPTSAPSSEADKVDPTAAESTGFDAELAEALGADDYGMRQYVMAFLKAGPNRSQDSLEAAALQRAHLDNIGRLAEAGKLSLAGPFLDDGDIRGIYIFNVTTIEEAKALTETDPAIKAGRLVMELHPWYGSAALMKVNEIHKRLGKEEI; encoded by the coding sequence ATGAATCGACTGTTATTCCTTTGCTTAGTTATCAGCACCCTTTTTGCCTGCCAACCTACCTCTGCACCAAGCTCAGAAGCGGACAAAGTTGATCCAACAGCGGCTGAATCGACTGGCTTCGACGCCGAATTAGCCGAAGCCCTTGGCGCCGATGATTACGGCATGCGCCAGTACGTCATGGCTTTCCTCAAAGCCGGCCCCAACCGCAGTCAGGACTCCCTCGAAGCCGCCGCCCTTCAACGTGCCCACCTCGACAACATTGGTCGCTTGGCTGAAGCTGGAAAACTTTCACTTGCTGGACCCTTCCTGGATGATGGTGATATCAGAGGCATTTACATCTTCAATGTCACCACCATCGAAGAAGCTAAAGCCCTTACCGAAACAGATCCCGCTATCAAAGCTGGCCGCCTCGTCATGGAACTGCACCCCTGGTATGGCTCCGCTGCCTTGATGAAGGTGAATGAGATACATAAGCGATTGGGGAAGGAGGAGATATGA
- a CDS encoding YCF48-related protein: MPFKQLIYLSFFLTFFLTPTSANAQWEWTNPKPSGLWVWDVLFINKDKGFCINDDAIIVTRDNGTSWEKIYDVQRARDIDFFEETLVVVGDYGSVYRSENGGETWTRLFGLNSGFNLHYVKLISSDLVYSVSQNYFHLSTNGGQSWNNYLIPSGKIKEAFFLNQEVGHVGCFDGTILKTTDGGLNWYPTLETNITPTDVHAIQFVNEQVGFASRGHHDILKTIDGGENWEEISSPIEKVNRFFPIDDQKIYAATDYRILYITEDGGQTWELRGENTEYLGKDIFGLFFHDEQNGFAVGEGGIILKTNNAGVNWKKYSATYLTILNVLFTSPDIGYAITREDVLKTVDGGNSWVSIFHNNNFTISGIHFTNNNEGIVIGDDRVIYKTKDGGTSWTISTLLMLRDDDEIDQIEFKDNQLGFLLGSDFLIKTVNGGESWKKVYNDDFRSFYFLNGQTGFISGGYGSTAFLIKTTNGGESWTQIAQNTFQDLHFTSEQTGFGIDASDDQLYQTTDGGINWHLVLESYNDYEEIQAVNDLVIYAIGNDLSILKSNDAGNTWSEYRIPDGFNDLAFLNSNIGVAINDSYQFYKTINGGITWEESRIPGSGNGIIISPNSKLFISGENGTILRDSLRYAPFFLSINPAEWVTHNQAYVSGIVASNGDTLQNVRFVLFGNAISLDAPTTPQFITPNTTDSIHALLIDLKPNHFYRYQILIEYQGALYSSDQMDFTTLPDIELKLDPVLNVLADEAYIWGRIKSREGDVTNIQLEYGLNGDFTDSILSSLSFLAGEEEAQLKDTLPNLRQDSEYSVRLKVTHKGIIKYSEPQTFRTAPAFQINLHPPQFLEDQRVHLTAYVIANDDTIKNIVFEFDTTQLFSNILSTQPDQILPNTNRFVEGSLHALDPEKIYYYRLRGILKEDTIYSNFRLFRINGGPILVVTGATLLSPTTSYLYGLGVNQGNYTHSIVFEYGTTTAYGLENFAYPFNLAQDKTIAIQSYLISDLIPNTQYHFRLKATANETLFYSEDMTFTTPAVTAIDESENNLPQIILYPNPTNGIIQIKTDHQIQQVLLYDIKGSLLEKIHPQNNNIDISSFPNGIYLLKVKLEHSIFYSKITLHKE, translated from the coding sequence ATGCCATTTAAACAGCTTATCTATCTATCTTTCTTTTTAACTTTCTTTTTAACTCCAACTTCAGCAAATGCTCAATGGGAATGGACTAATCCCAAACCTTCAGGGCTTTGGGTTTGGGATGTTTTGTTTATAAATAAGGACAAAGGGTTCTGTATTAATGATGATGCAATAATAGTCACCCGTGATAATGGAACAAGCTGGGAGAAAATTTATGATGTTCAGCGTGCAAGAGATATTGATTTTTTTGAAGAAACCCTAGTGGTTGTCGGTGATTACGGGTCCGTTTATCGATCTGAAAACGGTGGTGAAACCTGGACGAGATTATTTGGATTAAACTCGGGATTCAATCTTCATTATGTCAAATTAATTAGTTCAGACCTAGTGTATTCTGTTAGCCAGAATTACTTTCATCTTTCAACGAATGGAGGGCAATCCTGGAATAATTACCTTATTCCTTCTGGTAAGATCAAAGAAGCTTTCTTTTTGAACCAGGAAGTAGGACATGTGGGCTGTTTTGATGGAACCATATTAAAAACGACAGATGGAGGATTAAACTGGTATCCTACTTTGGAGACTAACATTACTCCAACAGATGTTCATGCTATTCAATTTGTAAATGAACAAGTAGGGTTCGCTTCAAGAGGACATCATGATATTCTCAAAACGATTGATGGTGGAGAAAACTGGGAGGAAATATCCTCGCCAATTGAAAAAGTAAATCGTTTTTTCCCAATTGATGACCAAAAGATTTATGCAGCAACAGATTATCGAATTTTATATATCACAGAGGATGGTGGACAAACCTGGGAGCTAAGAGGCGAGAATACAGAATATCTTGGCAAAGATATATTTGGATTATTTTTCCATGATGAACAAAATGGATTTGCAGTTGGAGAGGGAGGAATCATTTTAAAAACCAACAATGCAGGAGTTAATTGGAAAAAATATAGTGCGACTTATCTCACAATTCTGAATGTGCTATTTACGAGTCCTGATATAGGTTATGCCATTACCAGGGAGGATGTTTTAAAAACAGTTGATGGTGGTAATTCCTGGGTGTCGATTTTTCACAACAATAATTTCACGATAAGCGGGATTCACTTCACTAATAATAACGAGGGAATAGTAATCGGTGATGATCGGGTTATTTATAAGACCAAAGATGGTGGGACAAGTTGGACTATTTCTACACTCTTAATGCTAAGAGATGATGACGAAATTGATCAAATCGAATTTAAAGATAATCAACTTGGTTTTTTATTGGGATCTGATTTTTTAATTAAGACTGTTAATGGTGGAGAATCTTGGAAAAAGGTATATAATGACGATTTCAGGAGTTTTTACTTCCTGAATGGGCAAACCGGTTTTATTAGTGGAGGTTATGGTTCCACTGCATTTTTGATAAAAACGACGAATGGAGGGGAAAGTTGGACCCAAATCGCTCAAAACACTTTTCAAGATTTACATTTCACTTCCGAACAAACAGGTTTCGGAATCGATGCCAGCGACGATCAACTATATCAAACAACAGATGGAGGAATAAATTGGCATTTGGTTCTTGAATCCTATAATGATTATGAAGAAATCCAGGCGGTCAATGATTTGGTTATCTATGCCATTGGTAACGATTTGTCAATATTAAAGTCCAATGATGCCGGAAATACTTGGTCAGAATATCGTATTCCAGACGGGTTCAATGACCTCGCCTTTCTAAATTCAAATATTGGTGTTGCAATAAATGATTCCTATCAATTCTACAAAACAATAAACGGTGGGATTACTTGGGAAGAAAGCAGAATCCCCGGGTCTGGCAATGGCATTATCATTTCCCCCAATAGCAAGCTTTTTATTAGCGGAGAAAATGGCACAATTTTAAGAGATAGTTTACGCTATGCCCCTTTTTTCCTAAGCATAAATCCCGCAGAATGGGTAACCCACAATCAGGCTTATGTAAGTGGAATTGTTGCCTCTAATGGCGATACCCTTCAAAATGTAAGATTTGTACTTTTCGGCAATGCCATAAGTCTGGATGCACCTACTACCCCACAGTTCATTACTCCTAACACTACAGATAGCATCCATGCCCTTCTAATTGACTTGAAACCCAATCATTTTTACCGCTATCAGATATTAATTGAATATCAGGGGGCATTATATAGTTCCGATCAAATGGATTTCACCACACTTCCAGATATTGAACTTAAACTTGACCCAGTATTGAATGTACTAGCTGATGAGGCCTACATTTGGGGCAGGATCAAATCAAGAGAAGGAGATGTAACAAATATACAATTAGAGTACGGACTCAATGGCGATTTCACGGATAGTATTCTTTCAAGTCTTTCCTTTTTGGCTGGTGAAGAGGAAGCACAACTCAAAGATACACTACCTAATCTACGTCAAGATAGCGAGTATTCAGTTCGTTTAAAAGTTACTCATAAAGGAATAATAAAATACAGCGAACCTCAGACTTTCAGAACAGCTCCTGCATTCCAGATTAACCTTCATCCTCCGCAGTTTCTGGAGGATCAGCGTGTCCATCTTACAGCCTATGTGATAGCCAATGATGATACAATAAAAAATATCGTTTTTGAATTCGATACGACCCAGTTATTTTCTAATATTCTCAGTACTCAACCCGATCAAATTCTGCCCAATACCAATAGATTTGTTGAAGGAAGCCTCCATGCCCTTGATCCCGAAAAAATATATTATTATCGATTAAGAGGTATTCTAAAAGAAGATACGATTTATAGTAACTTTCGTCTTTTCAGAATAAATGGAGGTCCTATTTTAGTTGTTACAGGAGCGACGTTATTATCACCTACCACTTCCTATTTATATGGCCTCGGGGTTAATCAAGGCAACTATACTCATTCTATAGTGTTTGAGTACGGCACCACTACCGCATATGGCCTTGAAAACTTTGCATATCCCTTCAATCTGGCCCAGGATAAAACTATAGCTATTCAATCCTATCTCATTTCGGATTTGATTCCAAATACCCAATACCATTTTCGCTTAAAGGCAACAGCGAATGAAACTCTTTTTTATAGTGAGGATATGACCTTTACAACTCCCGCTGTAACGGCCATCGATGAATCTGAAAATAATTTGCCCCAAATTATTTTGTACCCCAACCCTACCAATGGTATTATTCAGATAAAAACTGATCATCAAATTCAACAGGTGTTATTGTATGATATCAAAGGCAGTCTGCTGGAAAAAATTCATCCTCAGAATAATAACATAGATATTTCCAGCTTTCCAAACGGGATTTATTTGTTAAAAGTCAAATTGGAGCATTCTATTTTTTATTCCAAAATAACCCTTCACAAGGAGTAA